From the genome of Edaphobacter dinghuensis, one region includes:
- a CDS encoding peroxiredoxin, producing the protein MLQIGEKFPNYSVTATISTDKDEAKAFTTITEESYPGKWKLYFFWPKDFTFVCPTEIAAFGKLNSEFADRDCQILGGSTDNEYVHAAWRTHHADLKDLPFPMLSDIRRDLCGQLGILDEKAGVAQRATFIVDPENVIRFIYVTDLSVGRNPQEVLRVLDALQTDELCPCNWQKGEATLA; encoded by the coding sequence ATGCTACAAATCGGAGAGAAATTTCCTAACTACAGCGTTACTGCAACCATCTCAACGGATAAGGATGAAGCCAAGGCATTCACTACCATTACGGAGGAGTCTTATCCGGGCAAGTGGAAGCTGTACTTTTTCTGGCCCAAGGACTTTACGTTTGTGTGTCCGACTGAGATTGCGGCCTTCGGCAAGCTGAACAGCGAGTTCGCCGATCGCGATTGCCAGATTCTTGGCGGCAGCACCGATAACGAATACGTCCATGCTGCATGGCGTACCCATCACGCCGACCTGAAGGACCTGCCTTTCCCGATGCTGTCGGATATTCGACGCGATCTTTGCGGCCAGCTCGGTATTCTGGATGAGAAGGCGGGCGTGGCGCAGCGAGCGACGTTCATCGTCGATCCAGAGAACGTGATCCGCTTTATCTACGTAACGGACCTCTCGGTGGGGCGCAATCCGCAGGAGGTTCTGCGTGTGCTTGATGCGCTGCAGACCGATGAGTTGTGCCCCTGCAACTGGCAGAAGGGCGAAGCTACTCTGGCGTAG
- a CDS encoding carboxymuconolactone decarboxylase family protein, translated as MAEMALEELISDLPAYAKDLKLNYSSLVKQNTELTPQQLWGTVVVAAIATRCAELTTEVIAEAESVLAPGALDAAKAAAAIMGMNNIYYRFHHLTKNEKYATLPSRLRMNALRGHTVEAVDFELWCLAVSAINACDKCVDSHEKVLREKGATEELINAVVRVTSVIHAIGVVLDSEKASPTATA; from the coding sequence ATGGCAGAGATGGCATTGGAAGAGTTGATTAGTGATTTGCCCGCATATGCGAAGGATTTGAAGTTGAACTACTCGTCGCTGGTGAAGCAGAATACCGAGCTGACTCCGCAGCAGTTGTGGGGGACGGTGGTGGTGGCTGCGATTGCTACCCGCTGCGCGGAGCTGACGACCGAGGTGATTGCAGAGGCTGAATCGGTGCTGGCTCCGGGCGCGCTCGATGCGGCCAAGGCTGCGGCGGCAATCATGGGAATGAACAATATCTACTATCGTTTCCATCACCTGACGAAGAATGAGAAGTATGCGACGCTGCCATCACGGCTGCGCATGAACGCACTTCGTGGACACACGGTTGAGGCAGTGGACTTCGAGCTGTGGTGCCTGGCGGTGAGTGCGATCAACGCATGTGACAAGTGCGTCGACTCGCATGAGAAGGTACTGAGAGAAAAGGGCGCTACGGAAGAGTTGATCAATGCTGTGGTGCGTGTCACCTCCGTTATTCATGCCATCGGGGTCGTGCTGGATTCCGAGAAGGCTTCCCCCACGGCAACTGCATAG
- a CDS encoding SH3 domain-containing protein: MSASMLAGTTGCSRLRPKPHREYVYVMAKETYLRDRVAAVSNRTADVQNGDRLLVLDHGRRFFKVQTDKGAQGWINEKMVATQSIFDQFAALTKEHEKDPVVATGVVRDDVYMHLTPGRETEHFLRLGEGEKLKLLRRATLPKPVPPGLRAVAPVVEKGKVVEAAPPAPPAMDDWWLVRDSKGNAGWIYSRLMDVDAPDALVRYSEGQRIVGAYILNKVYDPDAPQDDKNIPEYVTVTSPYTSGLPYDFNQVRVFIWNVKKHRYETAYRDKNIEGYLPLTVTMASDPYSKAPASATVAPTYNYRVLADDAPPVVPDPVTGAVVPSKTILKTYRLEGNLVRRVLPPDATPPDETHPEPVVKKAKKAAVHRRAVRAKRRRR; encoded by the coding sequence TTGTCGGCGTCAATGCTGGCCGGCACCACCGGCTGTTCGAGGCTGCGGCCTAAACCGCATCGCGAATATGTCTATGTGATGGCGAAGGAGACCTACCTGCGTGACCGCGTAGCTGCGGTATCGAACCGGACTGCTGATGTGCAGAACGGTGACAGGTTGCTGGTGCTCGATCATGGGCGGCGCTTCTTCAAGGTGCAGACCGACAAGGGCGCACAGGGCTGGATCAACGAAAAGATGGTGGCGACGCAGTCCATCTTCGATCAGTTCGCCGCATTGACCAAGGAGCATGAAAAAGATCCGGTTGTAGCAACCGGTGTTGTGCGCGATGACGTTTATATGCACCTCACTCCCGGGCGCGAGACAGAGCATTTTTTGCGTTTGGGCGAGGGCGAGAAGTTGAAGCTGCTGCGCCGAGCCACGCTGCCGAAGCCGGTGCCGCCGGGCCTGCGAGCGGTTGCTCCAGTCGTGGAGAAGGGAAAGGTTGTGGAAGCTGCTCCGCCCGCTCCGCCTGCGATGGATGACTGGTGGCTGGTGCGCGACTCCAAAGGAAATGCCGGCTGGATCTATAGCCGATTGATGGATGTGGACGCTCCCGATGCACTGGTACGCTACTCCGAAGGCCAGAGGATCGTCGGCGCATACATTCTGAACAAGGTCTACGACCCCGACGCTCCGCAGGACGACAAGAACATTCCCGAGTATGTAACTGTAACCAGTCCATATACATCCGGCTTGCCCTACGACTTCAACCAGGTACGTGTCTTCATCTGGAATGTGAAGAAGCATCGCTACGAGACTGCGTACCGTGACAAGAACATCGAGGGATATCTGCCATTGACGGTGACGATGGCGAGCGATCCCTATAGCAAGGCTCCAGCATCCGCGACAGTTGCACCCACGTACAACTATCGCGTGCTGGCCGATGACGCTCCGCCGGTGGTGCCCGATCCGGTCACTGGAGCGGTGGTGCCGAGTAAGACAATCCTGAAGACCTATCGGCTGGAAGGAAACCTGGTGCGCCGGGTTCTGCCTCCCGATGCGACGCCTCCCGATGAGACCCATCCCGAGCCGGTTGTGAAGAAGGCAAAGAAGGCTGCGGTTCACAGAAGGGCCGTGAGAGCCAAACGGCGAAGACGGTAG
- a CDS encoding DegT/DnrJ/EryC1/StrS family aminotransferase codes for MTEVTHNSQPVPMLDFSRQFAGIRQEVLSALESVCDSQQFILGPEVAHFERDAAAACAAPYAIGCASGTDALWLAMAAAGIGPGDAVVTTPFSFFATVSSILRCGAQPLLADIDPVTFNLSPGAVEEVLQSSAGKTVKAILPVHLYGQCADWDAFSDLKQRHNLLLIEDAAQAFGAAWNGTPAGALGDLSAFSFYPTKNLSAFGDAGLLTTLSAEYDERARMLRAHGMRRRYFHDEVGWNSRLDTLQAAVLSIKLRHLPAWNQQRRDRAARYDQLFRGAGLAAANTTEGIVLPITDPRATPVFHQYVIRAPRRDALREYLTERRIGSEIYYPLPLHLQTSLHELGYQRGDFPASEAAAAEVLALPIYPELRDDEQQTVVEAIAAFYA; via the coding sequence ATGACAGAAGTGACTCATAACTCCCAACCGGTTCCCATGCTGGACTTCTCCCGCCAATTTGCCGGGATTCGCCAGGAGGTCCTTTCCGCTCTTGAGAGCGTCTGCGACTCGCAACAATTCATCCTCGGCCCCGAGGTAGCACACTTCGAACGAGATGCCGCGGCGGCCTGCGCCGCCCCCTACGCCATTGGCTGCGCCAGCGGAACCGATGCCCTGTGGCTGGCCATGGCCGCCGCTGGAATCGGTCCCGGAGATGCCGTCGTCACTACGCCGTTCAGCTTTTTTGCCACGGTCAGCTCCATCCTGCGCTGCGGAGCGCAACCTCTTCTTGCTGATATCGATCCTGTTACCTTCAACCTCTCGCCCGGTGCGGTCGAAGAGGTGCTGCAATCGAGCGCCGGTAAGACGGTCAAAGCGATCCTCCCCGTCCACCTGTACGGCCAGTGCGCCGACTGGGATGCCTTCAGCGATCTGAAGCAGCGTCACAACCTGCTGCTCATCGAGGATGCTGCCCAGGCTTTTGGGGCGGCATGGAACGGCACCCCTGCCGGAGCGCTCGGCGACCTGTCAGCATTCAGCTTCTACCCCACCAAGAACCTCAGCGCCTTTGGCGATGCGGGCCTGCTGACGACTCTCTCGGCCGAGTACGACGAGCGCGCGCGGATGCTGCGCGCTCATGGAATGCGTCGCCGCTACTTCCACGATGAGGTGGGCTGGAACTCGCGGCTGGACACGCTGCAGGCTGCCGTGCTCAGCATCAAGCTGCGCCATCTGCCTGCGTGGAACCAACAGCGCAGGGACCGCGCGGCTCGCTACGACCAGCTATTTCGCGGGGCTGGGCTTGCCGCTGCGAACACGACGGAAGGCATCGTGCTGCCTATCACCGATCCTCGCGCGACGCCGGTCTTTCACCAGTACGTTATTCGCGCCCCCCGACGCGATGCACTGCGCGAATACCTTACAGAGCGCAGGATTGGCAGCGAGATCTATTACCCGCTGCCGCTGCATCTGCAGACAAGCCTCCACGAACTGGGCTACCAGCGCGGAGACTTCCCTGCCAGCGAAGCCGCTGCCGCCGAAGTCCTTGCATTGCCTATTTATCCCGAGCTGCGCGATGACGAGCAGCAGACAGTGGTGGAAGCCATCGCCGCGTTTTACGCGTAG
- the hflX gene encoding GTPase HflX, whose product MAAARSSQGWGQNAERAVLVAVEFTGEWRKLTSAAQLARKAAAVSAESGHDQTAAATEPLARAVDLDFDASLAEFEELARSAGAEVASTLVQRRPRPDPATLVGQGKLEEIEGVIASTGADLVLFDHDLTPSQLRNLEAKLPCRVIDRTQLILDIFARHARTREGQLQVELAQLEYQLPRLAGRGKAMSQLGGGIGTRGPGETQLETDRRKINLRIDHVKEQLESVRRIRRQQRQRREAVPVPVVALVGYTNAGKSTLFNALTEAGVLESSRMFATLDPKLRQLQLPSRRKILLSDTVGFIRNLPHTLVTSFRATLEEVERAEILLHVRDASSLMMDEQKAQVEKVLGELDVTRKPVIEVLNKVDLLPNEQRSHLTGGLAVSGLKKMGLDELLAAIDEALVVDPLIRVKFRLPQSEGAILAALEAGAVLEKKQFEGNLVYVTARGPASLLNRFSRFRERS is encoded by the coding sequence ATGGCTGCTGCGCGCAGCTCGCAGGGCTGGGGGCAGAACGCCGAGCGGGCTGTATTGGTCGCAGTGGAGTTTACCGGCGAGTGGCGCAAGCTCACCTCTGCGGCACAGCTCGCCCGCAAGGCAGCAGCCGTTTCGGCAGAGTCTGGACACGATCAAACCGCCGCCGCGACAGAGCCTTTGGCGCGCGCTGTCGATCTCGACTTTGACGCCTCCCTGGCAGAGTTTGAAGAGCTTGCCCGAAGCGCCGGGGCTGAGGTGGCTTCGACATTGGTGCAGCGTCGTCCGCGGCCCGATCCGGCCACGCTCGTAGGACAGGGCAAGTTGGAGGAGATCGAGGGCGTTATTGCCTCGACAGGCGCCGATCTTGTGCTCTTCGACCACGATCTGACGCCGTCGCAGCTACGCAATCTCGAAGCCAAGCTCCCCTGTCGCGTCATCGACCGGACGCAATTGATCCTCGACATCTTTGCGCGCCATGCCCGCACCCGCGAAGGCCAGTTGCAGGTGGAACTGGCGCAGTTGGAGTATCAACTTCCCCGGCTCGCTGGCCGAGGCAAGGCCATGTCGCAGCTTGGCGGCGGCATCGGCACCCGAGGTCCGGGCGAGACCCAGCTCGAGACCGACCGCCGCAAGATCAATCTGCGTATAGACCACGTAAAGGAGCAGCTCGAATCGGTGCGCCGGATTCGCCGCCAGCAGCGCCAGCGCAGGGAGGCGGTGCCGGTGCCTGTCGTGGCGCTGGTCGGCTATACGAACGCGGGAAAGAGCACACTCTTCAACGCACTGACCGAGGCAGGCGTACTGGAATCGTCGCGCATGTTCGCTACGCTCGACCCCAAGCTGCGCCAGTTGCAGCTTCCGTCGCGGCGCAAGATCCTGCTATCGGACACGGTAGGTTTTATCCGCAACCTGCCGCACACGCTGGTGACCAGCTTCCGCGCCACGCTCGAAGAGGTCGAGCGTGCCGAGATTCTGCTGCATGTCCGTGACGCCTCCAGCCTCATGATGGACGAGCAAAAGGCGCAGGTGGAAAAGGTGCTGGGCGAGCTTGATGTCACCAGAAAACCGGTCATCGAGGTGTTGAATAAGGTTGACCTTTTGCCCAATGAGCAGCGCAGCCATCTGACCGGCGGCCTTGCCGTCTCAGGATTGAAAAAAATGGGGCTTGACGAGCTGCTGGCGGCCATCGACGAAGCACTGGTCGTCGATCCTCTGATTCGAGTGAAATTCCGCCTGCCGCAATCGGAAGGAGCCATCCTGGCTGCGTTGGAGGCTGGGGCTGTTCTTGAGAAGAAGCAGTTCGAAGGGAACCTGGTTTACGTCACGGCACGCGGCCCGGCATCGCTGCTCAATCGGTTCAGCAGATTTCGGGAGCGCTCTTAA
- a CDS encoding DUF2203 domain-containing protein, which yields MGKTFTLGEAQTMLRVLEALLRKAQAAGLRAGTLEAEMQQLSYRIFLLGGMRVDVTAAAKRRAERDKAAQEATDTLGEIEAIGVQVQDLEEGLLDFPCVMDGKTVMLCWKLGEDAITHWHEQEDGSGRKPLDAGFGKPERERLN from the coding sequence GTGGGTAAGACGTTTACATTGGGCGAGGCGCAGACGATGCTACGGGTGCTGGAGGCTCTGCTGCGCAAGGCGCAGGCGGCGGGGCTTCGCGCTGGCACGCTGGAAGCCGAGATGCAGCAGTTGAGCTATCGCATCTTTCTGTTGGGTGGCATGCGTGTGGATGTAACCGCTGCGGCAAAGCGGCGGGCGGAGCGTGACAAGGCAGCGCAGGAGGCGACCGACACGCTGGGCGAGATCGAAGCGATCGGTGTGCAAGTGCAGGACCTTGAAGAAGGCCTGCTCGACTTTCCCTGCGTGATGGACGGCAAGACCGTGATGCTCTGCTGGAAGCTGGGCGAGGATGCGATTACCCACTGGCACGAGCAGGAGGATGGCTCTGGGCGCAAGCCACTCGATGCGGGGTTCGGCAAGCCGGAGCGCGAGCGCTTGAATTAA
- a CDS encoding M28 family peptidase, whose product MSSSRLASLLGFAMLLGQCIAGSVLKGQRVHSFDSLSPQTASFLPELQREVHADMSFLADDELHGRGSATRDEHIAALFAASQFQALGLEPGGDNGTFLQKVTLPNPLPEDAKQHLSKLEDTPRKETWNAIAILRGSSAPKETVLLTAHLDHLGIGPSVNGDNIYNGADDDASGTTAVLALAHILATGRRPRRTIVFALFGSEEIGGFGNRAFLAHPPVPLASIVANLEFEMIGRPDPAVPAGALWLTGFNRTNLGPELVKHGAHLVNDPHMGQHFFRRSDNYALALQGIIAQTVSSFGLHKDYHQPSDDLRSIDFTHMNDAISSMVAPINWLVNTTWKPQWNFGRKPWHQAIPN is encoded by the coding sequence ATGTCTTCGTCCAGGCTCGCATCTCTCCTCGGATTTGCAATGCTTCTCGGGCAATGTATCGCCGGTTCTGTCCTCAAGGGTCAGCGGGTCCATTCATTTGACTCGCTGTCTCCACAAACGGCATCTTTTCTTCCAGAACTTCAGCGCGAGGTCCACGCCGACATGTCCTTCCTCGCCGACGATGAGCTGCATGGCCGCGGCTCCGCCACGCGCGACGAACATATTGCCGCCCTCTTTGCCGCCTCACAGTTCCAGGCGCTCGGCCTCGAACCCGGTGGCGACAACGGCACCTTCCTGCAAAAAGTGACCCTGCCCAATCCTCTTCCCGAGGATGCGAAACAACATCTCTCGAAGCTTGAAGACACGCCGCGCAAAGAGACCTGGAATGCCATCGCAATTTTGCGCGGCAGCAGCGCGCCGAAAGAGACGGTCCTGCTCACCGCGCACCTCGACCATCTCGGCATCGGCCCCTCGGTCAACGGCGACAACATCTATAACGGCGCAGATGACGACGCCTCAGGGACGACAGCGGTTCTGGCTCTTGCCCACATCCTAGCAACTGGACGCCGCCCGCGCCGCACCATCGTCTTTGCACTCTTCGGATCGGAAGAGATCGGAGGCTTCGGCAACCGCGCCTTTCTTGCGCATCCGCCCGTACCGCTGGCCAGCATCGTCGCCAACCTCGAATTCGAGATGATCGGACGGCCCGATCCCGCCGTTCCCGCAGGAGCTCTGTGGCTTACAGGCTTCAACCGCACCAACCTCGGCCCCGAGCTGGTAAAGCATGGCGCTCACCTGGTCAACGATCCGCACATGGGACAGCATTTCTTTCGCCGCTCCGATAACTACGCTCTCGCGCTTCAGGGCATCATTGCTCAGACCGTTTCCAGCTTCGGACTGCACAAGGACTACCACCAACCCAGCGACGACCTTCGCAGCATCGACTTCACTCACATGAACGATGCCATCTCCTCCATGGTTGCGCCCATCAACTGGCTGGTCAACACCACATGGAAGCCTCAATGGAACTTCGGCCGCAAGCCCTGGCATCAGGCAATCCCAAATTAA
- the hfq gene encoding RNA chaperone Hfq, with amino-acid sequence MDSKPAQNIQDTFLNTVRKDKSPITIYLVSGVKLTGKIRSFDKYSVLLENNSQEQLIFKHAISTVVSGRAGAHLELRSDNKSDVRASIPHPSPVASAPSSEATGTQGAVSR; translated from the coding sequence ATGGACTCAAAGCCGGCACAGAACATTCAGGACACTTTTCTCAACACGGTTCGGAAAGATAAGAGCCCCATTACGATCTATCTGGTAAGCGGTGTCAAGCTGACCGGCAAGATACGGTCGTTCGATAAATACTCGGTGTTGTTGGAAAACAACAGCCAGGAACAGCTCATCTTCAAACACGCCATTTCTACGGTGGTAAGTGGCCGTGCAGGCGCTCATCTCGAACTGCGCTCGGACAATAAGTCCGATGTGCGGGCGTCGATACCTCATCCGTCACCGGTCGCCAGTGCACCATCGTCTGAAGCGACCGGAACCCAGGGTGCCGTTAGTCGTTGA
- the nadA gene encoding quinolinate synthase NadA, with protein sequence MNGLMEEVAATAVAERVADTCSLDNYLSQPDHTMDARIAAARATLGTDVVLLGHHYQRDEVIRFADYTGDSYKLSKAATETNAKYLLFCGVHFMAETADVLAQPWQQVILPDLNAGCSMADMAEIGQVEDCWDSLERAGLTDEASGGLIPLTYMNSTAAIKAFCGERGGLVCTSSNARGAFEWAFARAGKILFLPDQHLGRNTAFAMGIPREQMVVWDPYQINGGVSPDRLKAAKVILWKGHCSVHQRFLPEHVDRVRREEPGMQVIVHPECRWEVCQKADEVGSTERIIKVIEDAPAGTSFAVGTEIHLVNRLAKRFAPLGKRVITLDDAGCLCTTMYRISPQHLAWALENLVEGNVVNRIKVDDDVKQWSRIALDRMLEVS encoded by the coding sequence TTGAACGGACTAATGGAAGAGGTCGCGGCAACGGCCGTGGCAGAGCGTGTTGCGGATACGTGTTCTCTCGATAACTATCTTTCGCAGCCTGATCACACGATGGATGCGCGTATCGCCGCAGCACGGGCTACGCTGGGAACCGACGTAGTTTTGCTGGGGCACCACTATCAGCGCGACGAGGTGATTCGGTTTGCCGACTACACCGGCGACAGCTACAAGCTGAGCAAAGCCGCCACCGAGACGAACGCGAAGTATCTGCTGTTCTGCGGTGTGCACTTTATGGCGGAGACGGCGGATGTTCTGGCTCAACCGTGGCAGCAGGTTATTCTGCCGGACTTGAACGCTGGTTGCTCGATGGCCGATATGGCCGAGATTGGCCAGGTAGAGGACTGCTGGGATTCGCTGGAGCGCGCCGGATTGACCGACGAAGCTTCGGGCGGGCTGATTCCGCTGACTTATATGAATTCGACTGCGGCGATCAAGGCGTTTTGCGGAGAGCGTGGTGGGCTGGTCTGCACTTCTTCGAATGCTCGCGGCGCCTTTGAGTGGGCCTTTGCGCGGGCCGGGAAGATTCTGTTTCTGCCCGACCAGCATCTGGGGCGGAACACGGCGTTTGCTATGGGCATTCCGCGAGAGCAGATGGTGGTTTGGGACCCGTATCAGATTAATGGCGGCGTCTCGCCGGACCGGCTTAAGGCGGCGAAGGTGATCTTGTGGAAGGGGCACTGCTCGGTGCATCAGCGCTTTTTGCCGGAGCATGTCGACCGCGTGCGTCGCGAGGAACCGGGGATGCAGGTGATCGTGCATCCGGAGTGCCGCTGGGAGGTCTGCCAGAAGGCAGATGAAGTTGGTTCGACGGAGCGGATTATCAAAGTCATTGAGGATGCTCCCGCAGGCACGAGCTTTGCCGTCGGTACGGAGATTCATCTGGTGAACCGGCTGGCGAAGCGCTTTGCTCCGCTGGGCAAGCGCGTGATTACGTTGGACGATGCCGGTTGCCTGTGCACGACGATGTACCGCATCTCGCCGCAGCACCTGGCTTGGGCACTTGAAAACCTTGTTGAAGGGAACGTGGTCAATCGCATCAAGGTGGATGATGATGTCAAGCAATGGTCGCGCATCGCGCTCGACCGCATGCTTGAAGTTTCGTAA
- a CDS encoding MgtC/SapB family protein, protein MTLPPHEITLRLVTATALAGLVGLDREHRRSAAGLRTHALVGMSACLLMIASAFGFADILGTPGVGLDPSRIAAQIVTGIGFLGAGTIIAHGESVRGLTTAASIWTVAAIGIAVGCGMYRAAILGTALTLILLLVLRPVERRLDTFWRKQTISLLYDPKVVTIETLLAALRSINLNVTGLSVETQGSSGKDEIQITLNQSGGTVLQDALQAVVQLEGVESAKIE, encoded by the coding sequence ATGACTCTTCCCCCGCACGAAATCACACTGCGGCTCGTTACAGCGACGGCACTGGCAGGTCTGGTGGGCCTCGATCGAGAACATCGCCGAAGCGCTGCTGGTCTGCGCACCCATGCTCTGGTGGGGATGTCGGCCTGCCTGCTGATGATCGCCTCTGCCTTTGGCTTTGCCGATATCCTGGGCACTCCCGGCGTGGGCCTCGATCCTTCGCGTATCGCGGCGCAGATTGTTACCGGTATCGGCTTTCTGGGTGCGGGAACGATCATCGCGCATGGTGAGTCGGTTCGCGGATTGACGACCGCGGCCAGCATCTGGACGGTTGCAGCGATTGGAATCGCCGTCGGCTGTGGCATGTATCGCGCTGCCATTCTTGGAACAGCGCTTACGCTGATTCTGCTTCTGGTGCTGCGTCCTGTCGAGCGCCGTCTGGACACATTCTGGCGCAAACAAACCATCAGCCTGCTCTACGATCCTAAAGTTGTAACGATCGAAACGTTACTGGCGGCGCTACGGAGCATCAACCTCAACGTTACCGGGCTCAGCGTAGAGACGCAGGGCAGCAGCGGCAAAGATGAGATTCAAATTACGCTCAATCAAAGCGGAGGCACGGTTCTACAAGATGCCTTGCAGGCCGTTGTGCAGTTAGAGGGCGTGGAGAGCGCGAAGATCGAATAG
- a CDS encoding Fur family transcriptional regulator codes for MQVTAAKSFRDLCAEHGIAVTHQRQVLYEVMQGMSGHPSPEEVYARVKKKIPAISLATVYKNIHLFVESGVFRKMSMHHGSVRVEMNSEAHHHMVCSKCKAITDIGEQELGLVSKRTRLPGGFLVERYAVDVIGLCPKCQ; via the coding sequence GTGCAGGTTACCGCAGCCAAGTCGTTTCGTGATCTTTGTGCCGAACATGGCATTGCTGTCACGCATCAGCGGCAGGTTCTGTATGAAGTGATGCAGGGGATGAGTGGACATCCCAGCCCGGAAGAGGTTTATGCCCGGGTGAAGAAGAAGATTCCGGCGATCTCGTTGGCTACGGTTTACAAGAATATTCATCTCTTTGTCGAAAGCGGCGTCTTTCGCAAGATGAGCATGCACCACGGTTCGGTACGCGTAGAGATGAACAGCGAAGCGCATCACCACATGGTGTGCTCCAAGTGCAAAGCGATTACCGATATAGGGGAACAAGAGTTGGGGCTGGTGTCGAAACGCACGCGGCTGCCGGGAGGTTTTCTGGTGGAGCGGTATGCCGTCGATGTCATTGGCCTATGTCCGAAGTGTCAATAA
- a CDS encoding lactonase family protein yields the protein MRVRTAGVPWLVWMMAAVAGMMLTGCGGFFPPVTPTPPPGSTGNYAYVANTTGTTASGTNSATGTVSGFTVGTGTLTAVPSSPLTLGYQPVAMAVTRNNKFLYVAALGNINVYTINSDGSLSVPSTGTGVAIVNVVSMDVSPDGQWLVALDGNTLVAQIDVFQINATTGALTSVGTGQLAIPSAVINPKMVKIAPNGALIFAALGTGGDVVFNFDTTTGALLTSHSLTVSSQTSDNGLAVDNASAYLYIARSGTGGGVRVFAIDSGGTLNEIAGSPFASGGQAYSVVVDNSGKYVYAANRTNGTIYGYTIGTGGALTAIAGSPYTSGLLVTSLGTDSSGDYLLAAANGGSPDLSMYSYDTTTPGKLDLATSTATGTDPTGAIAVALTH from the coding sequence ATGAGGGTACGGACCGCAGGAGTGCCATGGTTGGTGTGGATGATGGCAGCGGTAGCAGGGATGATGCTGACCGGTTGCGGCGGCTTCTTTCCTCCTGTAACGCCGACTCCACCGCCTGGATCGACAGGGAATTACGCCTATGTCGCCAACACCACGGGGACGACTGCCAGTGGAACGAACTCCGCAACCGGCACGGTAAGCGGTTTTACGGTGGGTACGGGAACGCTGACGGCCGTGCCAAGCTCGCCGTTGACCCTTGGATATCAGCCCGTAGCCATGGCAGTGACGCGGAACAACAAGTTTCTGTATGTGGCGGCGCTTGGGAACATCAACGTATACACCATTAATTCGGATGGATCGTTGAGCGTTCCGAGTACGGGAACGGGTGTTGCGATTGTGAACGTTGTTTCGATGGATGTGTCGCCGGACGGCCAATGGTTGGTGGCATTGGATGGCAATACGCTCGTGGCTCAGATTGACGTATTTCAGATCAACGCCACGACTGGCGCATTAACGTCTGTGGGAACCGGGCAACTGGCGATTCCGAGTGCTGTGATTAATCCAAAGATGGTGAAGATAGCCCCCAACGGAGCACTGATCTTTGCCGCGCTGGGTACCGGCGGAGACGTGGTCTTCAACTTCGATACCACCACGGGCGCGTTGTTGACCAGCCATAGCCTTACTGTGTCGAGCCAGACCAGCGATAACGGCCTCGCTGTCGATAACGCTTCGGCGTACCTCTACATTGCTCGCAGCGGAACCGGCGGCGGTGTGCGCGTCTTTGCGATTGACAGCGGCGGCACTCTAAACGAGATCGCGGGCTCGCCCTTTGCATCCGGCGGACAGGCATATTCGGTGGTGGTCGATAACTCAGGCAAATATGTTTACGCTGCCAACCGAACCAACGGCACGATCTACGGCTACACCATCGGGACGGGAGGCGCTCTGACTGCCATCGCCGGATCGCCTTACACAAGTGGGTTGCTGGTGACGTCGCTCGGCACAGACAGCAGCGGAGATTATCTGCTCGCAGCGGCGAATGGAGGAAGCCCCGATCTGTCGATGTACAGCTACGATACGACGACTCCTGGAAAGCTGGACCTTGCGACCAGCACGGCAACGGGGACCGATCCTACTGGAGCGATTGCTGTTGCGTTAACGCATTAA